The Brachypodium distachyon strain Bd21 chromosome 4, Brachypodium_distachyon_v3.0, whole genome shotgun sequence nucleotide sequence ACACGGGCGGGGCTGGGGAGGCGGCAGACAAGGGCGGGGCTGGGGAGACGGTGAGGGGGCGGCGTCctgcaggggcggcggcgaggcacgGACGCACGGTCCGGGGCGGTGGCGGAGCCaaggacggcggccggcgcgttGGCGGAGCCGGGGACAGCGACCggtgccggcggaggcggcgggggaggtCGACTCGAAGGCCTGCGGGggctgtggcggcggccaggacaGGGGCACTGGATCCCTGCGGGAGGTGGAAGGACGGCCTCGCGGAGGGAGAGTACGAGAGAGAAGGAGCGTGGGCTTCTGACGAGCGGGTACTGCTGGGACCCATGATCATCGGTAGATAGTTGGAGTGCCACCGTGTCCTATAGTTTGGCCGCTCGGTGGAAGAAAGACGACGCGCACGCGGCATGCCTGCCTGCCACCGTGACAGACGGCAAGTGCTCCGCCCAGGGGTCTCCCATCCGAGCGACCGCAGATTGTCTGCGGGTGCCGAACTGCCGACCGAGTCCGCAACCTCGCCGTCTTGAGAAACGCACGTCAGAAGTCACTGCATGCGTGCAGAAGATCCCCCACTCTCCATCCCGGCCGGACACCCAGGCGCCCACGGCTAGCAGCACATTCGAACGGCCTGGATCCCTCGTCAAAGCCAGCATCGACGCACGCGCACGCCCATGAAGACGAGAGAGCCCACCTCGCTCGCTGCGTTCTGCGTGCGGTGCCAGACAGCCAGAGCAATGCACACTGCTCCACTCCTCTGCCTCCGCGCCTCCCAAAACATTTAAACAGCCgaaccaaaacaaacaaatcccCACACACCCCCGCCGTACTGTGccgtccccccccccccacctcGACCACCACGCACAGCCCCACACTCCCACCACTAGCTCCTACAGTTCTAGCCGAGCAATGGCGCAGCTCACCATCCTCGCCCTGCTCTGCGTCTCCCTAGCGGCGCTCTCACTCTCACCCTCCCCCGTCACGGCGGCGAGGTTCGCCTGCAACGCCACGGCGCCGCGGGCCTCGACATGCCAGGCGCTCATCTCCTACGCCCCGCCAAACTCCACGGCGTCCATGACCCTCGCGGGCGTCCGCGCGCTCTTCCAGCTCCGCTCCCACCGGGCGCTGCTCGCCTCCAACAACCTGCCGCTCTCCACCCCGCCCACGGCGCCCGCCCCGACGCCGCTCCGCATCCGCCTGCCCTGCCTctgctccggcggcgccggggccaCCTTCCAGCGGCCCACCTACCGCGTCCGCGCGGGGGACACGCTCGACGCCGTCGCCCGCTCCGTCTTCGCGGGGCTCGTCACGTACCGggacatcgccgccgccaacaaCGTCTCCGACCCCAGCAAGGTCGCCGTGGGCCAGGAGCTCCGGATCCCGCTCCCCTGCAGCTGCGACCCCGTCGACGGCGTGCCCGTCGTGCATTACACCTATGTTGTGCCCGCCGGGAGCTCCGTGGCTGGCATCGCGCAGGAGTACGGCGCCACGGAGGCGGCCATTCTGGCGTTGAACCGCATGCCCGACGCCAAGAGCCTTCTCGCCGGGCAGGTGCTTGATGTGCCGCTCCGAGGTACGGCCAAAAAGAACAACGAAAAGTTCTTCCCCTTTCTTTTCTGCTAGATTCAACCTTTGTGCAATGCATTTTATCTTCTAGATTAAACTTTTTGGCGATTCAGTAAACTATAACAACTTCTTGTGCTATCTGCTACTTGCTTGCCGGTACATTGCAAAATACAGATTGCAATGGCAGCTGCTGATGTAAAACTGCATCTATACAAATATGTTCTGAACTCTTTTAGGTTCTTTCTGCTGGTAAAAGTCGGGATGCCATGGAGATGTTTGCCAACACAAAGTTCGAACTCTTTTTTTACTCCGCTTTGCAACTGCTTTTCATAACCCATCCAACAGTGCTCCAAAGTTGCTTTTCAGATTGTTTGCCTTGAAAATTTGTGCTTGTGAATGGGCAAGGTGGCTATAAAGATTCGTACCACCAGTTGTTTTTCAGTCTTTCAGCTTGTGTCCTCTTGTAGCTTTTGCTGCCTTGCAAGTTTGCCAGACATATCATACCTTGGGTTTAGAGTCACGTGGGGGTTTAGTGGCCTTGAATGAAGTGAGGGTTTACCGGTTTAGTGACCTTGAACGATTAGACtgatactcactccgtccaacaataaaAGGCATATTAGGTTTCGGTTgaccaagcctttgaccacaaattactccaTTAATATGTggctaatgtgatcaaaatcataaccataaacaaATATAGTTGAATATGAATATTATGGATATCAACTTATGTCATATAGTTATATATTATTAGAGTAATCTGTGGTCAAACCATAAGTTAAAAGAAAGTTAATACGCCCCATAtggttggacggaggtagtaactGATAAGAGTGGGGAAGCACATCTCCATTTTTCCACTAGAACTCTGGAACTACTGTTGTTTCTTGTTAGTAACTCTGTAACTATTCAGGGTCCCTGTAAGCTAGTGGATATGTATGCTGCCATTTGGATCTGAAGTTATGTACATTTATCATTTGTCATATGATGAATTTGGAAAGGTCTATCTTCATTCTATTTTAGGAAAATGTTGGGCCAAATGAATTATAGTACTGCTGGCTGAGTTAAATGATGGCAGCAGGACAAGATGATTCAGACAAGACTATCTTTTaatggttttgctatttcaaAGGCCACTGGGAGATAACTATTTCTTGGCTGTTCTAATGTTAGTGCCGTGCAAGTTCGAATGCTCATTGCCATTTAACTACTCACatgttctttatttttctgtatTGTACTGAATGGCTGGCATCAAGCTAGCCTGTAACGAAAATCTAAAATTTATTTCTTCTGCAACTATCATGCTTGACACATATTCGATAATGTTATAATTGTCCAGAGTTTCGTTTAAGGCTAATGATACATATAAATGTGCAGGTTGCTCTTCTGCCATTAGCAACACGGCCATAGACCGCAACCTCATTGTCCCAAACTCAAGCTACATCTTCACCGCCAACAACTGTATCGTGTGCGGCTGCAGCTCCACCACTTGGCAGTGAGTGCTTTTACTCAACTTGTCCCCATACATGCTACTGAAAATCTCATTCTGTATGACCAGATTGGAACTTTGACAATGCTCCGAAAATCTTCAGGCTTGACTGTCAGGCAACAACAGGGATAGGCCCATCCTTCTGCCCCGTGGCGAAATGCGGCGACGCGTTCCTGGGGAACATTACCACGTCCACTGCCCCGGCTTGCGAGACCACGATGTGCTCCTACGCTGGCTACACCAACAGCACGTCATTCGCCATCCATGCCAACCTCACCACCACCTCCGTCTGCAATGGTGAGTGTACATGGCCAACGGTTGCAAACAATTGCTATCATGCTGTGTGCCAATGCAGTTGTAACCAGTTGCTATCAATCATGCTGTGTGAAATGGCCTTGCGTCGTCATTGATCCCTTGTTGGTTGTAAACTTGCAGCTGCTGGGGTGTCGCCGGCAGCGCAGCCGTCTCACTCCTCGGCGTCCGGGTTGGCATCAACCGCGCGGTGGAGATGGTCGGAGCTGATCGCCTGCCTCCACGTCCTTCTGTCGTTGTGCCTCTGGGTCTCTGCGCCGTGATTGAGTAGCATTCAGATTCTTGCTTTCCTAGTGCCTGG carries:
- the LOC100824937 gene encoding chitin elicitor-binding protein, which codes for MAQLTILALLCVSLAALSLSPSPVTAARFACNATAPRASTCQALISYAPPNSTASMTLAGVRALFQLRSHRALLASNNLPLSTPPTAPAPTPLRIRLPCLCSGGAGATFQRPTYRVRAGDTLDAVARSVFAGLVTYRDIAAANNVSDPSKVAVGQELRIPLPCSCDPVDGVPVVHYTYVVPAGSSVAGIAQEYGATEAAILALNRMPDAKSLLAGQVLDVPLRGCSSAISNTAIDRNLIVPNSSYIFTANNCIVCGCSSTTWQLDCQATTGIGPSFCPVAKCGDAFLGNITTSTAPACETTMCSYAGYTNSTSFAIHANLTTTSVCNAAGVSPAAQPSHSSASGLASTARWRWSELIACLHVLLSLCLWVSAP